One Gossypium arboreum isolate Shixiya-1 chromosome 13, ASM2569848v2, whole genome shotgun sequence genomic window, aaagaaaaaaagaacttAAAGGATGATGACATTTGTTAGTGAGAAATTGAAATAATCCTTGTTCTCTGATTCAATCCCTCAATTATAATTCTTTAGCTGCTTTGATCTCAGTAGATGTGTTCTTTCCTTCCCAAGTAATAAAGAGTTTTATAAGCTAATCTAATAAACTAGGTCCTTGATATTCAAGTCTTTCATTTAAAAGTAGTTTTCCATTTCTCTGTATCTGAAAAGAACCTGAAATGTGAGAAAAAAATTTATACATTAAGACTTAGTATTCTTTTTATTAACAATTTTCTGGATTTTTGCTGGAATAGATTGCACAACTTAGAATAACACCCCGTGTCCTAATTGGCCATAGTTTTGGAGGAAAAGGTACTTTTTACTCTTTAGATTGGTTCATAAACTAAATTCTGGTGATAtatgatataaatataattagTTGAAGAGATAATAGTTTTTGTATGCTTTCTATTTGTTTTTCAGTTGTCCTGAGCATGGTCGAACAAGCAGCAAAGCCACTTCCACGACCAGTTAGAGTAAGTTCTTTTCTTTCCCTTAGAAAAATTCAAATTGGTTCTTAGTCTTTTAGATGCACTTGTTGAGTGTGATGCACTGGTTGAGTGCTAATCACATCTCTTAAGGTGGATATATCTAATCTGGGGAGGTTTAAGGAACCCAAATTTATACAAGAGCTCAGGTATTTGCAACTTGTTCGATATAGATATGGAAAAAAGATCATGTAGTTATATAATCAATCATAGACTtgaaatacatacatacatatatatatcaattggTTCTTTATTTTCTTGTCTCCAAAGTCCAATTACTTTTCCTTATAATTTGTCTTTGTGAAAAACAGGATATTTTCTATTATATTTTCCACAAGAGAttacatacatatttatacacatagtTAGCCTAACTAAGGTAACTTTACGTTAGGAAGCAGAATAATTGTAGGGATCTTGTATGCCTTAAAGTTAAGGATAGAATATTTTAGAATCATATTTGATATACTCAAATATTCGAAATCGACACTCCCCTCAAGTTGGGAAGTGGATATCATCCATTCTCGACTTGCTTACTAATTTCTGAAACAACTTTCTAGACAATCCTTTGGTAAGTATATCTGCTAGTTGTTCATCAGTGGACACAAATGGAGTGCAAATTAAACCACTGTCCAGTTTTTCCTTTATGGAATGTCTGTCCACCTCAACGTGCTTTGTTCGATCATGTTGAACTGGATTATGTGCGATATTGATAGCAGACTTATTATCGCAATACAACTTCATTGGACCTTCCCACTTGATCTTTAAGTCTTACAATATAATCTTTAGCCATAACAACTCACAAACTCCAAGAGCCATTGCCCTAAATTCAAACTTCGCACTAGATCTAGCCACAACGTTTTGTTTTTACTCCTCCAAGTTACAAGGTTGCCTCTTAGGAAAGTGCAATAACGAGAGGTTGATCTTCTATCAACCATAGATCCCGCATAATCTGCATCGGTATAGGCTTGAAGGGTTAAATTTTCTCCTTTTTAAATAAGATTCCTTTGCTGGCGTGCCTTTTAAGTAATCTTGTAGAATCGATATACAGCACTAAGATGTGATTCCTTAGGATTGTGCATAAACCGACTTACAACACCTCTTGCATAGGCAATATTTGGTCCGGTATGGGACAAGTAAATAAGCTTCCCACAAGTTTTTGATATGACCTTCTATCAACTGCTGTATCTTCTAATACATCTCCGAGTCTGTGGTTCACCTCTATGGGTGTCTCTGCTGGTTTACAACCCAACTTGCTGTTTCGTCAACAAATCAACTATGTATTTTTTTGAGATATGAATATTCCTTCCCGAGAGTGTGCCACTTCAATACCAAGGAAATATTTTAACTTACCTAGCTCTTTGACTTGAATTCTTTTACTAGGCATTTTTTAACTTCTCCATTCCTTCTAGATCATCACCAATCACAATAATATCGTCAACATAGACTAATAAAGCAGTCACTCCCCCTGAAGATGAATGTTTCTGAACGAGTATGATCTCCTTGACTTTGTTTATACCCCAACTTGAGCATCACTTTGGTAAATCTTCCAAACCAAGCCCTCGGGGACTGTTTTAGTCCATATAAAGCCTTTTTTAGTCTGCAAACTGCCTGTCTTGTATTTGGACCGAATCTTGGAGGAACATCCATATAGACTTCCTCTTCAAGGTCACCGTGTAAAAAGGCATTTTTGATGTCAAATTGCTGTAATTTCCAACCTCGGTTGGCAGCTAGTGACAACAACACTCTTACAGTGTTCATCTTTGCAACAGGGGCAAATGTCTCAAGATAGTCTATCCCATACatttgagtgtaccctttagcAACCAACCTTGGTTTGTACCTCTCCAAAGAACCATCTGACTTATATTTCACTGTGTACACCCAGCGACATCCCATCGGTTTCTTTCCTTCCGGTAATTTCGCTAAGTCCCATGTCTTATTTTTTTCAAAAGCTTCTATTTCAACCTTTATGACATTTCTCCAATTCTCATCTTCTAATGCCTCAAATACAGTTTTAGGAATGGAAATAGAATTTAGGCTAGTAAGAAAGGCTTTGTGGTTATGGGACAAGTTTTTGTAAGACATTAATAGGTGCAAGGGATGTTTTGTACAAGCTCTACTCCCCTTTCTAATAGCAATGGGAAAATCATCTAAATCTGTagtattagaatttaaagtaggTTCAGCAGTTACCTCAGGTCgtataggagaagaagatgattgaACTTGCACTGGTGCCTTCTTCCTTGAGTAAACCAATGCAGACGAGTAGTGTCCTGAATTCCTCTTGGTGATTTGGGTGTACTAGGCTCGATTTCAGGTTGTATAGGGGTCATTGTTTCAAGTTAGGCGGGTTGGGTAGCGAGCAAGGTCCGAGTGAGAGTGTTTGATTCTGGACAGGAGCCGGAATGGGAGTGTTTAGAGCTGGAATGAGAGTGTTTGGCTGCTGGACAGGAGTTGGAATGTCAAGAAGAAAGAATTCTTTGTCCTTATCTTCTGTGAAAAAGATCTCCTCCTAAGGATAAGGACGAGTGAAGAAATTTTCTTGTTCAGCAAAAGTAACATTAGCTGTTACAAAAAAAATTTTTGTGGCTGGATGATAGCACTTGTACCCTTTTTGAGTGGAAGAATATCCAAGAAAGACACTTGACAGCCCGTGGATCAAAATTCCTTCTATTTTGAGAATGAACATGGACAAAGGCGACATAGCCAAATACTTTGGGAGTAAGATTACTGGAGGTATTGAAATCAGGAAAAAATTTGGCTAGAACTTGTATAGGACTTTGAGATTCAAGGACCTTTGTAGGCAATCTATTTAACAAATGAGTAGCAGTTAGAACAGCCTCCCCCCAGTATTGTTTAGGGACGTTTTTTTGGAACAATAGGGCTCTTGTAATGGCTAAAATGTGACCATTCTTTCTTTCAGCTACACCATTTTGTTAGGGTGTACTAACACAAGATGACTCATGTATAATGCCTctttcttgaaaatatgttgagagGAATTGATTGAAATAATCTTTGGCATTGTCTGACCTAAACCTTTTATTTCGACCCCAAATTGTGTTTTGATCATGTTGTAAAAATTGGAAAGACAGACCTAACATCgatttttgttttaaaagaaaatccaagacaCACGAgtacaatcatcaataaaggatACAAACCACCGAGCTCCAGAAATATTTGAAATAGTGGATGAcccccaaacatcactatgaacAAGAGTAAAAGGAGTGGATGTTCTTTTATTGCTTACTGAAAAAGAGGTACGTTTATGTTTTGCAAGTTCACAGATATCACAATGAAATTTTTCAACAGTTAATCCTTTGAATAGTGAAGGAAACATAATTTAAGGATTCTAAACGATGGGTGACCAAGGCGAAGGTGATAGAGCCAAATTTGGTCTTTATTGGTGTTAATAGACTCGGATATGAAAGATAAAGGTGAGGAATTCAGAACACTAACTTTTTCACTGGATTCTTCAAGATAGTATAGGCCATTTATTTCCTAAGCATGTCCAATCATCCTCCTCGTATTCATTCTGAAAAAGACACCGATTGTGATAGAAAACCACTTTACTGTTAGTCTTTGGTAATTTTTTAATGGATAAAAGATTGGTAAATAATTTTGGAACATGAAGAACATTTTAAGAGTAAGGTTTTGTTTATAACTATATCACCTTGACCGCCACTTGTGATCACACAACCATCACCATCTTGTTATTTTTCTACTACTAGAACAAGGTGTATATGAAACAAATTTTTGTGAGGAGTGGGTCATGTGGTCAGTAGCTCTGAGTCAATGACCCAAGAACTTTTGGTATCTGTTTGAGACTTTAGAACTTTGAGGAGAGGATATACGAAAAGGCCAAACTACAAGTACTGTTGAAGAAGTTTTTCCAATGATCCCAAGAAATTTTTAActtctcaatttcttctttatTGAATTCAATAGGTAATTCACGAGAATTGTTTTTATCTAGTCATCTAGCTGTATTTGCTCGTCCTTGTCCCTTTGATTGTCCGCCTTTTTCTAAAAAATTTTTGTTTCTTGTCTGTCTTCCCATGGAGTTTCCAGCATCTGTCTTTAGTGTGACGAGCCTTTTTGCAGTAGGTGCACCATACGGAATCCTTGTTAAAAGACTTTGTATGTTCTATCTGTCTATTATCTTCACTAGTTGGCTGCTACAGGCCAAATCTCCTCTCATTTACAGCATTAGTAACCAAGGCTGAACTATCTACTTGATTGTTCTCCACCATAACtcctcttcttccttcctcagcACGCTCAATTGCAATTGTTTCATTTAGTGATGGTAGTTCCTCTTTTCCAAGTATTTGAACTCTTActgcatcaaactcaacattcagtCTAGCAAGAAAATCATAAATTCGATCCTTTTCAACAAACCTTTTCAGGAGTCTTGCATCTTCACTGCACTTCATCTGAATGCACTGGTAATGATCCATCTCTCGCCACAAACTTTGCAACAAATTGGAATACTCCGTGATTGATCGACTTCCTTGCTTGGTGGATGAAATCTTAGTCTTGATTTCATAGATTTGAGCAACATCTCGAACTTTAGAATAAGTCCCGCTTCACGACTTCCTATATTTCTTTGGATGTGTTAAGAAACATGCATGTATCAACGATTTACGGCATCATAGAGTTCCATACCCAAGACATTACCATAGAGTCTTGTTCATCCCAAGCATCAAACTTAGGGTCCCTTCTTTAGGTCCGATTCCGAGTAAGTGACTCACTTTCCTCTTCCTTTCAAGAAGGTACGAACCGGTTGGGACCATTTCAGATAATTTTTCCATTTAGCTTTGTAGGCTACTTGGATATTCTCAAACTCACTCATTGGATTTGAGTTATTTACGAAATTTCGAGCCTCCCGGTGTTCTTGGTCTTGATGATTTCGGTTATGTTGTGTCCGAACAAGTTCTATAGACTTGAGGACTGGTtgggagtaaaaaaaaaaaacaagctaAAGAAACCGGCTAAAAAATCCTAGAAATCGGGCTAAATAACAGGCTCTGATACCATGTGAAAAACAGGATATTTTCTATTATATTTTCCACAAGAGAttacatacatatttatacacatagtTAGCCTAACTAAGGTAACTTTACGCTAGGAAACAGAATAATATTGTACAGCCTTAAAGTTAGGGATAGAATATTTTTAGAATCATATTTGATATACTCAAATATTCTGAAATCTGACAGTCTTTTACGGTTTGCTTTATAAATTCTATAGGCTTGGGTTCTGGATGCCACTCCTGGAAAAGTTCGAGCTGGCCAGGATGGCGAGGACCATCCAGGGAAGCTAATATCTTTCTTAAGAAAATTGCCTAAAGAGGTGATTTATTGTGTCACTTTGTGGATCTATTTTCTCATTTGATATATGAACTGTGCTATTGAGACCATTGTCCCTTGTGTGATCTTTGATGAGATGGATTTGAACTTCCTTAATTCAATTATTTGCATCCTTGTAGATTTCTTTGGCCTTGCTATTGCTTCATTGGAACCCAACCAGTCTATATATTGGTTATTTTGATGTTTTCTTTGATCTTTACAGTTTTTGTGTATGGTTTAAGAGGTAATGTGAGTAGTACGTTATCTTTAAAGAGTTTAAATGGCTAGGATTAAATTGGGTTTATGTGTATCCAAGGGTTAGGAACATAAGCTACTGTAACTCTAGTATACATAGTCTTCCAAACGCACTGGGAAGCCATATTGTAGTTGAATATTATTTGCTAATAGGTTGGGCAACCTACAGTACTTGAGCCTCTATTAtgattttttatggttttttCTTAATTATGTCCCTTTGTTGAAGCTAGGTGTCGTTATATGATCTCATCATGCAGATATTGTTTGTAAAACCTCTTCAGATAGaattgtttctgtttcttttttcATCCCTAATCTTAgatttaaattttctatttacTGGTTCATTTGTACCTGGATATAGTTACCATCTTTTTCTGAAATAATTAAACTAATCCATatatcattttcttgtattttcaaTTTGCTATTTTGCATTTCCTGCATTCCATCTTCAGAAAAAGAGAAATACTTTCTTGttcttttccttctcttgtaTGTAGCTCTAAACTTGCAACAATTTTATTTGAGGCAGGTTTCTTCAAAGAGGGACATTGTGAATGCTCTAATTCAGGAAGGGTTCTCAAAGGATGTTGCGCAGGTATTTTTTTTCCACAATCACCAAGTGTGGGGCTCCTTTGGAGTATTACTTCATTTCATACTCATATTAACCTTTATAGTTTTTATATATAGTGGGCCTATTATTTATGTTTGGTGTCTAGTCACCATCAACGGCTATTATATGATTGGAGAAATACTACAGCACTTTATTTAcatgttcatttctttaataaaTGTGTTCAATGTAATATATTGTCTCATTCAGTGTTGTTAAGGTGCTGCGCCTCAGGCAAGGCACATTTGATCAGGTTCGGCATCCGAAGTGTCATGTTTTTAGCCTATTTCATATATGCATAGACACATACAAAAATACTTACTGCACCTTCACTCAAGCGAGTGTATTTATTTCCCTTGCACTCTATAAGTGTTGTAGTGCTTAGAATGTGCCTTTTGCCCTTGACAACATTGGTTTCAGCTTAATTTGTCGACAAAAGCGTGGATGTAGTTTTCTACTTTGCTAAGTAACTAAaatttgctctttttttttttctttgtaatCAACAAAATTTCACCTTTATTTAGATCGTCTTAAATAAGGCACATCAATTTGGGCAATCTACTTGACCATCATGGATGTGCTATATGATCTGAAAATACTTGACCATCATGGATGTGCTATATGATCTAAAAATCAAGTATATAATTGATTTTCTTGATCATTTACATTCTCTTTGGAGGGCGGAACATTCTTATTCTGCTATTTTAGTCCATTCAAGATTTATGCAAATGCAAACATGTCATAGGAAAAAGATACCCTTTAGTAGTTTAGCTTTCATTTTTGGTTATGAGAAATTTTAGTTACTCTAGTTATCCTGTTTGGCTATACTTCGTTTATGAACCACTTAAGCATGTTAAAGATAGAGGACTTGAGAATAGTTTAAATAATGGCTAAATTACTAAATAAGCCTCTGAACCATTTCAAAATTTCCTAAAAAACTTATATCCTTGTATATATTCAAATACACCTGTTTCTCTGATTTTGACCCATAAACATGGTACTCGGTACCATACTGGTACCAAGTAGTTTGGGTTCCGTTTCTGTTGAGATTTTGACCCGTTTCAGTAAATGCCAACTTTTAGTGTGTACTGGCCCATACTGATTGgtacaaaatttttatattttaaacttatattttttttctataattacatttaaaattaaactataattattaaattaagttattgaacctaattaacaattttaaaacttatatttgcatattataaatatatttatatggatgtaattgaaatatatttgcatgtatatataatatataatttattaaaaactaaaatttagacTATAAATGATACAGAATTGGCCCTAACCTGCTTGAACTCTGGACAACCCAACTTGAGAACAACCCGCACAGGAAACAATCAAACTTGATGTGACTTGAACCCAAGATAAACTAGCCCAAATTGTCTATTTGCCACCTCTGCTAAGCActaccaaaaaataaaataagtcacatgcacacacatacacaaCCTTCTATGATACAAGATTTTTGGCAATCTTATAGAAAACAGCTTGATCTTGTCTCAGGGTTAACAGTGTAAGATGCTAACATAGATGGAAGTAGGAGTAGCTTTCAGAACCTCCTACCTTTTGAATATTGATGACATAAAGCTAATGTATCTGGATGCCTGTCAATATAGTTAAATCTGTTACCTATAGATTCTCTTCTTGAAGACTTAATACAATATGTTCATTCAATGTGCAGCATTACAATTGGAGGTACTTTTATATCTTTGTGCCCTATTCTATGAGATCCTCGAAACTAGCATTTGCCATTATCCTGTAAAGTCtgttaagcatttgcttgttagTAGGCAGGGCGCATGAATTTGTATGTAATGACctttcaaaaaaaagaaaaaaaaaaggaaaaaaatgtctTTCATGGCCGTTTCATTGATTGAAGTTGCACCCTGTTCAGGATTGAAATGATATTGTCTTGCTGCTAGTGCTTCTTCTGTGATTTAACTGTTATGTATAAGCCAGATACTCTGCATAAAATATGTGATCTTCTTGAATTGTTTACACCATTCTTTCTGTTTACTGATTTATCATTCTATCTCCAGTGCATCTTTTGGTAAGGAAGCCCTGAGCTGCGAGCTGTGACTTTCAATCAGTTATCAGTACTTTTAGATATTGCCATATTTAGTTTTTGAGATGATTTAATGACCataaaaaagtaataaaaaaaggGAAGGAACAGCATTTTATCTTTCATTTGACTTCATTGTCATGTTTCTCAGATAAAGTCATATTTTTGTTGCCCCCAATTTTTTCCTAGTTTTCACTCTTCCCATGTGTATTAAGTAATATTTGACGACGTTGTTATTAAACAAATTTGCGGGTTGTCTACAATTCTACCAAAAGAAATATATGTTTAACTTCTTGAAATGCTTACATCATTCTTACTTTAAATTCGTGCATCCATGTCTTGTTATCGTGTTAAAAGTATTttatatttatgtaaaatttaaCATGGTAATAATTTGtattacatatattttatgcATTCGTGTATTCATGTCCCGTTTGTGTTTCTTTTCAATGTTATGTCTTGTTTCTTGTATATTTAGctattttttgcatgcatgtttatTCGGCTCGTATTGTATCCAATATTGCCAGCTCTACTTACTACATACATATTTTTCATTGTATATCCAGCACATGATTTGGTAATGAAGCTTATAAGCTGTCACTTCAATTGGCTATCTGTATAATTTTTGTTTCTCAGTTCTTTTAGATACCGTCGGGTGTATTTTTGTGTTGGttatagaagaaaaaaaaataaagagcaGAAGAATACCATCTTCATCTTTGATTTTGACTTTATTTGTCATGTTTCTCGGATTAAATCATatttctttttctcaaattttggCTGGTTTTATTAATTCAGTGGGTTGTCACTAATCTTCGACCAACTGGTGCTGCTAGTTCTTCATCATCAAGTTTCTCGTGGGTGTTTGACCTTGAAGGGATTTCAGAAATGTACGAGTCCTATGAAGAAACAAATTTATGGTAATCTTATCTGGATTAAGCTATAGGGTGTGGTTTGGATTTTATTTTACTTGTCCATATTCAGACTGAATGTTGGTGTCTGTTATGTtacttttatatgttaaatatttcaaatgataaacataaaaataagaaGTAAAATTTGTTCTCATTTTGAAAAGAGCTTTCAACTGTTTATTCTAAGTTTCTTTTGGCTGCATAATTACAGGAAAGTGGTGGAAAATCTACCTCGTGGTGTGCATGTTAATTTTTTGAAAGCAGAAAGGAGTTTGCATCGATGGGCCCTTGAAGATCTTCAACGAATTCATGCTGCTGAAGAGTCTGCTGCTGATGAGGGCGGTGGTGTAGAGATGCATGTCCTTGAAGATGCTGGACACTGGGTACATCTATTGCTCTGTGCATGCTTTAATTACTTTATGTTTTCTCCTTTGCACATAACATATGCCTGGATTTACACCCATTTCTTATCGTGTTGCATCTTTGGTGTTTGAATGATGTTGATGTAGAACCTACGATGTAAGAAGTATTACTGAGTTTCATGCTCAATAAAGTGTGTTAACCCAATAAATGTCACAGCTTTTCAAGAAGAAGGTTATACTATCCCACTATGATGTCTAATTTTGACAGTGTTCTAAAAATCACTCTCGTCAAGAGATAAAAGGGATGTCCAGGCTGCTTGAAAGTATGCAACCTATATAGAAAAAACTTGTGTAACCTGTgaaaaagagaaaaacaaaaaatgtgCAACTTTTCTGCTCTAGAGCTCTCGTTTTCCAGTTAGCACATTAGAACATTTGGAAGTCTGGTTAGCTGCATTTTTACATAGCAAGAACATACGTAAAGCATCTAGCCAGAACCATGTTCGTTGGACATGATTACAAGTGTTGGATATGGGTAGATGTCTAACAGAGGTATATCTTTTTCATGGATTTGGAGGGTCAAATCCCTATAATCATGGGTTGACTTGGTTCATATTTGCTGAATAGTTCTGGTAGTTGCTAGTTGTATCATTTGTAATTTTAGGTTTGATGCAGAGCTATTTTCCTTAGTGCGAGATTTTTAGTAATGTTGAACTTGCTTTATTTTCTTAATAGGTACATGCAGATAACCCAGATGGACTCTTCAggattctttcattttctttcaaGGGAGTTAAAGCTTAAAGGTGTTGTATGTTTTCAAATTTTGATCTGTTAAGACTCTTTTTTGGGTTAAAGTACACGTCCAACACATTTAAATATGAATAGGAGGGTATGATCCTGAAAAGAGTGAGCTGGATACATACTTGTATCCTACAATCATTCCCGAGTACAGGTAACTTAAGCTTTGAGTTGCATGAAATCAACCTTAGCCATTTATCTTAGCTCAATATTGTAACTTTATTCATATGATTACCAATCTTCTAGTCATTAAATCATTACTGTACTGTACCATAGTAACTAATAACTTACATAGTTGTTCTACATTTCTTTTTTGTTTACTTCAAATTGCCTTTGTTCAAATATGAATTGGAGTGATAAATGACTTGTTTGTACAAGTTTTatccttttataatttatttataaaaagaaCGATGCTAGTTAGAAAGTGATTTTTTTTGggtataaagttttttttttttttaaatacagcTGTAGTAATTAAGTTATATTGTATCATTAACCAAGTGATGCAATTAACATTAGTATTATCAACTCATTGCTACAGACAGTAATGGTTGAATGGTTGCAGATTGACTAACGCGTTTCAattagttaattttg contains:
- the LOC108469997 gene encoding uncharacterized protein LOC108469997 isoform X2, coding for MNYYKFVEILNRHVSAGWAELSRLLFSWSFRHSCSTMSFLSNFTASFPGERPPFIPPYSQFNLHSLPPISSRPTIRISPPFQIGVGRSSRYSRKRSVCMTLINERLGRDRDIADPSSILAYELVQGKLVKWSSMVVLNRSIPEPPTAVLLHGILGSRKNWGSFVRRLAQEFPTWQFVLVDLRCHGDSASIKKRGPHTVASTALDVLKLIAQLRITPRVLIGHSFGGKVVLSMVEQAAKPLPRPVRAWVLDATPGKVRAGQDGEDHPGKLISFLRKLPKEVSSKRDIVNALIQEGFSKDVAQWVVTNLRPTGAASSSSSSFSWVFDLEGISEMYESYEETNLWKVVENLPRGVHVNFLKAERSLHRWALEDLQRIHAAEESAADEGGGVEMHVLEDAGHWVHADNPDGLFRILSFSFKGVKA
- the LOC108469997 gene encoding uncharacterized protein LOC108469997 isoform X1, yielding MNYYKFVEILNRHVSAGWAELSRLLFSWSFRHSCSTMSFLSNFTASFPGERPPFIPPYSQFNLHSLPPISSRPTIRISPPFQDTFRVSQIGVGRSSRYSRKRSVCMTLINERLGRDRDIADPSSILAYELVQGKLVKWSSMVVLNRSIPEPPTAVLLHGILGSRKNWGSFVRRLAQEFPTWQFVLVDLRCHGDSASIKKRGPHTVASTALDVLKLIAQLRITPRVLIGHSFGGKVVLSMVEQAAKPLPRPVRAWVLDATPGKVRAGQDGEDHPGKLISFLRKLPKEVSSKRDIVNALIQEGFSKDVAQWVVTNLRPTGAASSSSSSFSWVFDLEGISEMYESYEETNLWKVVENLPRGVHVNFLKAERSLHRWALEDLQRIHAAEESAADEGGGVEMHVLEDAGHWVHADNPDGLFRILSFSFKGVKA